From Mya arenaria isolate MELC-2E11 chromosome 1, ASM2691426v1, a single genomic window includes:
- the LOC128227885 gene encoding uncharacterized protein LOC128227885 → MQHVEPVKGAFVTEIILSNAIETQKNMELINTRNLRHYASSWWTSIITSVTVPSSRSFRRAACIASRDTVNKDTRMRYLFLCLLPLVLGAPKTRFVLDSLGSIFDLTVLKCDVQLILDVVGSHPTEQACEAECYKVIQEGHFLNYGCPLVCLGLESFAHNYHLVPDPVDANDPCGRPPPSVATTTA, encoded by the exons ATGCAACATGTCGAGCCCGTTAAGGGAGCCTTTGTCACAGAAATAATACTCTCAAATGCCATTGAAACACAGAAAAACATGGAGTTGATCAATACGCGGAACCTGCGACACTACGCATCCTCATGGTGGACCTCCATT ATAACAAGTGTGACGGTCCCTAGCTCAAGATCGTTTAGACGAGCGGCCTGCATAGCGTCTCGAGACACCGTGAATAAAG ACACCAGAATGAGGTACCTTTTTCTTTGCCTGTTGCCTCTGGTCCTGGGAGCACCCAAAACACGATTCGTTTTGGATTCTCTCGGTAGTATAT TTGACCTAACGGTCCTTAAATGTGATGTACAGCTTATATTGGATGTGGTTGGGTCGCATCCCACGGAACAAGCATGTGAGGCAGAATGTTACAAGGTCATCCAAGAAGGACACTTCTTGAATTACGGCTGCCCCCTCGTTTGTTTAGG GTTGGAGAGCTTCGCCCACAACTATCATTTGGTGCCTGACCCCGTTGACGCAAATGACCCATGTGGCAGACCTCCCCCGAGTGTGGCCACAACAACGGCTTGA
- the LOC128203395 gene encoding uncharacterized protein LOC128203395, protein MRYLFLCLLPLVLGAPKTRFVLDSLGSIFDQQILKCDVQLIIDVVGSHPTEQACEAECHKIIADGHFLNYGCPLVCLGLESFAHTLHLVPDPVDANDPCGRPPPSLATTTASEGR, encoded by the exons ATGAGGTACCTATTTCTCTGCCTGCTGCCTCTGGTTTTGGGAGCACCCAAAACACGATTCGTTTTGGATTCGTTAGGTAGTATAT ttgACCAACAGATCCTGAAATGTGATGTACAGCTTATAATTGATGTGGTTGGTTCGCATCCCACGGAACAAGCATGTGAGGCAGAATGTCACAAGATCATCGCAGATGGACACTTCTTGAATTATGGCTGCCCACTCGTTTGCCTAGG GTTGGAGAGCTTCGCCCACACTTTACATTTGGTGCCTGACCCCGTCGACGCAAATGACCCTTGTGGCAGACCTCCCCCGAGTCTGGCCACTACAACTGCTTCAGAAGGTCGCTGA
- the LOC128231618 gene encoding uncharacterized protein LOC128231618: MNKKLIVLLLLLSALSLLIVLMAVLYNPLHSNINFSHLEATAEKTLDVQGRAIGNKAIRESTRKALESEISEFKVQWKSSEGTHDERRGKGGIIIPTTSSKNLPYNEWIEKPYNACNGHFLGFRNEFAVLRSAMLINRDQFSIPCNNSSMPAYSFNMKNEAPHPMWIRNLQNAELKQSGVNVWRTPAFVFKRIEAHNLYHTACEWINIYILSRLFGFDPRNVDVLLTDYRPSNVLDESWDTLFNNVIRYTKLEGNVVFDTLIWTMIGYHSPAGIDPKYLQREFKYVDEFRIFFLDAFNVQLKKLVPNCDSLSITIICRRDYMTHPERIQMNGKIHRKFQNEEEIFATVQKQFPNANLTGVILEQMSMKAQLENMSNTDILIGMHGAGLTHVLFLPPHAVVLELFPEYYGTMATLNYFETFSHWRNLTYFGWQNFDKSNEFPNYYTKIPGDVIVSYCEKIKEIICKINK, from the coding sequence atgaacaagaaactTATTGTATTACTACTGCTGTTAAGTGCATTATCTTTGCTTATTGTGTTGATGGCTGTCCTGTATAATCCATTGCATTCGAACATCAACTTTTCACATCTGGAAGCTACTGCAGAAAAAACGTTAGATGTACAAGGAAGGGCGATAGGGAATAAAGCGATTAGAGAGTCTACCAGAAAAGCATTGGAAAGTGAAATTAGTGAATTCAAGGTTCAATGGAAATCGTCCGAAGGCACTCATGACGAGAGAAGAGGCAAAGGTGGGATAATCATTCCAACTACTTCATCAAAGAATTTACCTTATAACGAATGGATAGAAAAGCCTTACAACGCTTGTAACGGTCACTTCCTTGGTTTCAGGAATGAGTTTGCTGTCTTAAGGTCTGCTATGCTCATTAACAGAGACCAATTTTCGATTCCATGTAATAATTCTTCTATGCCAGCTTACAGTTTCAATATGAAAAACGAAGCACCACATCCAATGTGGATCAGGAACTTACAAAATGCTGAGCTCAAACAGTCTGGTGTGAATGTATGGAGAACGCCAGCTTTTGTATTCAAGAGAATTGAAGCCCATAATTTGTACCATACGGCATGTGAATggattaatatatacattttatcaagactGTTTGGTTTTGATCCCcgaaatgttgatgttttattaacCGATTATCGACCAAGCAATGTACTTGATGAATCATGGGATACtttatttaacaatgtaatACGGTATACGAAACTTGAGGGGAACGTTGTGTTTGACACACTGATTTGGACCATGATCGGGTATCATAGCCCAGCCGGCATAGACCCAAAATATTTACAGCGTGAGTTTAAGTATGTAGACGAATTTCGGATATTCTTCTTAGATGCGTTCAATGTTCAGTTAAAGAAATTAGTTCCAAATTGTGACAGCCTTTCTATTACAATAATATGTCGTAGAGACTATATGACCCATCCTGAAAGGATTCAAATGAATGGGAAAATCCATAGAAAGTTTCAAAATGAAGAAGAAATTTTCGCAACAGTGCAGAAACAGTTCCCAAACGCTAATTTAACGGGTGTGATTTTAGAACAAATGTCTATGAAAGCACAGttagaaaatatgtcaaatactGACATACTCATTGGAATGCATGGGGCGGGTCTGACCCATGTGCTATTTTTGCCCCCACACGCTGTGGTTTTGGAGTTATTTCCTGAATATTATGGAACGATGGCAACgctaaattattttgaaacgtTCTCACACTGGAGAAATTTGACATACTTCGGCTGGCAGAACTTTGATAAAAGTAACGAGTTTCCAAATTATTATACAAAGATACCAGGCGATGTAATTGTGTCTTATTGtgagaaaataaaagaaattatatgtaagataaataaataa